The genomic stretch TATCAGGTGGCCCCTCAaacatttcattctcaaatctttTCTAAATGGTTCCCAGCGACTCTTGGCTCCTAGGTAGTCCTTCCTACTTTGTTTTCCACCAATAATTATGTCTAAAAGCATCAGCAAGCTGTTCCCTATTTATTGTTGAAAACAGACCGGGATGTTTCATGCTAACCATGGGCTGAAGTGACTGCGTGAAGTGACTGCATGACTAGGTGGTACCAAACCCCTTTTCCACGAAGGATGTGATTTTCACTATAAGGAAACTGTCACGTGTGAATGATAAGGCAGAATCTCAGAGCCTAAGAAACACACAGACTGCTAGTTTATGACATAGAAGGTTGTGAATGCCACAAAGTTTTTGCTTCGTATGTAATTGTTCACTTAGGAAcataaagaaaacaactgaaaacTAGAAAGTAAGAACAACATTCAATTTTAATACAGAactatattttaccatgcagttGCAGGCAGGTAAGAGAGtccattttctttaaaattccCACCACAAGGTGGAACCATTTTCATAAGGCTGAATAGGTTGGCAACTTGACGGTGCCTTTACCTGACTTGTTGTTGGCAATTTTAAGTGGAACAGGGCTGTTAAACTACTGGGAAGTGGGGGTGTTATAACGAGGCCAGTCACCAGCATACGCTTAGATAAAACGCTGCTAATTGCTAACTCCCTTTGGTTACCTTATTGGTTAACAGAAAGTTAAACCAGGGGCGATATTAACAACAGATACTtgaagatttgttttttttattatttatttacttaaaaTTGTTCCAAGTTCAAAGCAAAGTAATAAAATGCAGAGGCTGGTGGATTGTGATATATGTATGTTCCTTTGGGTGAATTTCCCCCCGCATTGAGGTTCACCGGAGCTGAAACGTAATCTCGGCTGCTTAACCGGTTTTAGTTCCTCTGCACCAACTCGCCACACCCCAACCTGCCGTGGTTGACAAGCATTGTTATCAGCTACAAAATCCCCCACATTCGAAATTCCTAAGACAATGGATTGTGGAATTGCCCTTATTTAATATCTGCTTTTAGTCATACATCCAAAATGTTCTTATACGTTTAATTGTATCATAGTATCAAAACTAGGGCATTTTCTTGAGATTAAAGATACAGGAAAATGAATACTGGTGTCTCTGTGTGGCGTGCAGGCTGCCACAACATGGTGTAAATCACAGAGAGCTGCTTCTCCACGCAGAATTTGATCTTCAGCATGGAGCATCAGTTATTTCAGCTAGGCTACAAGTGCAGCAACGGCTTCATAATTCAGGGAAGCGAAAAGATTGGCCCACTAAACGAAGCGACTCGTGTCAAAACGGAAACAAGACGCAACGGAATAAAGATTTCTTTGTTCCAGGCATAAAAATACCAACCATGTGCATCCGTAGAGCCCTTAACAAGTGCAACGGTCTACCAGCCAATGTGAGTGATGTTCCCCGGGTTCTACCTGCACATGTAATTATAGCCTTATGCTCCCATTCCGTGAAGAACCACAGTATCTTGTGTGAAAGTTGTCTTGCATGAGCCCACATTTTGTGAAAGTCTGTGAAAACAAACTTTGTTCACCACACAGATGTGACAGACCCTATTGAGTGTCCTGACATGCATCACAAACAACCCCAACAGAGAATCTGCGCACCAATCCAAAGTTTGGTTCATACAAAACTTATTTCCATTTTTTGACATGCCTAATGGGGTTTGCAAGCAAGTTGGACTTGGATGCCACATTTTCTCTTATAATTATACAGAATTTGTAtttttgcaatataaaattcattggtcccaaatgtcccccacaatgtaatataaaccgaatccacacacacacacacacacacacacacactcatgacgggtaaacatatctttttgggaaaaatgggaaaaatgctaccgctaactatgacaaccttaatttgcattttcagttttttcattgcagtcacagatttttattaaattgagttttccctcaaaaacgggtattcatcatgttgtggggagatgtccccataaggtaaggtatacccgctctctctctctgacacacacacacacagaccctggGTGGGAATCAAATCAACACCCTGCAGATATCAAACCACAGCGGTATCCACTGCATTTAATACTGAATACTTCAGatgtagatatatatatatttgttaacCTGCTAATTATGCTCATGTAGCCATTGGCATTGGAAACATGCAGTCTTACTACATTCAGAAAGATCGAGACAGATGAGTAGAACCTCAATGTGGCAACTGCTGCTTGAAGAATATCTGCGATGGCAAGAAAGTATGTGAACCCTTGGGAATTTCCTGGTTTTCTGCATGAATTGATAATAAAATATTATCTAACCCTCATCCCAGTcacaatgatgaacaaacacaaTCTGTTTTAACTGATAATACACAAATTATTGTGCATATTGTTCTTGTATGTATTGAAGATATCATACAATTATGACCGATTAATGCAGAAAAGCAGGTAATTCAAAGGACTGACATACCTTGTCTTGTCACTGTAAGTACAGTTAGCTATAGTTTTATTGCATTTTCAGGTTTCAGGTGTTGGCATGAATATGTTAATTCAGCGTCTTGGCTTTGCAGGACCCAGTTAGACAATAGAGCAAGAacacatacatactgtacagcGAATTCTTCTGAGTTTCTGCTCATGCCTCTGGGGAATTACACTTAGGGTTCTGGGAATTTCTCAAGTCATTCAGTGACGTCCGTCACTGTGTGATAATTATTCAAGATCATGTTTCACACTTTCAAAAACCTCAACTTTTCCTTCCTCTTTATTTGACTAACAAATATTTAAGGcatgtactgtaaatgtaatcCCCACATAATTGGACCTTTCATCGCCTACATTTGAGTATACAGTAAAATACTTTATACACATAAAATTCTTTATTTGACATGGAAATTTTtttacataaaacaaaaatgtacctagAACAACATGTAAAAATTATATCATAATTTACTTCCGCAAATATTATActtcaaagcaaaaaaaaaagactgactATAGCGACTTTATTGTTTTGTGTATAATTCTGTTTAATAATGTTTTTGACAGGACCATTCAGTTTTAACTGATGATGGCCTAAATTCAGATTCATTTAGTTTTTAGTACTGATCACATTCCACAGACTTGTAagttaagtgtttttttttgtaggaagccaatttaataataataataattgacacttttattgatccccgtagggaaattgtctttacgcctcccacaacttgctcttttttcatagaggaagttgtctgcgaagggctgccacctgtagcagcgcccagagagctgggggttaagggccttgctcaaggacccacaggctgaggctgggtttgaacctgcgaccttctgattacaggtacACATGCTGCCCCAATTTCACTAGTATTTGACTAATGCTAATTTGGCTTTTACTACTGAAATTAGTTTATTTGTGTAAAATGAATGATCATTTGATCTTCACTAATGAAGATCAGAAAAAGTACAAGTTTGTCACCAGAAACATTTGTTTCGCAGGTGGGAcatttattttgggggggggggggggggggggggggggggggggggggcactggtgcagtggttacctctgggacctgggttaccaaattgtccataggtatgcatgcatttctgtgtgaatgatgtgtgagtgtgccctgcaatgaacTTTAGCCATTTTACACCTTGACATATACTGTTATTATAACATCTGTACcaatagcaaattagcattaaaattaaTTAGCACGATGAGttgtttggtttttattaaaaaaaactaaaatgtaattaagtAGAATTTCTTTGTATCGTAGCACAGCACCATCATACTCTTCTTGGTTGATCCCATCGACTTTTAACATGTAAATAAGTGATTATCTGTAATTAAAGATGAATGAGTCAATTAATGAGTCAAAGTTCTCGGTTACTGTTGAGTAACACATGGACTATGTATGTAGAGAAGCACCGCACTGCTGGTCGAAACGGGTGAACCGCTGTCGCTTTTCATGTTTCACTGCCCAGACGAGTTTTGGGGGATTAAAATACACGAAATGCTGGTGACTGGATTGCGATCCTAACAAATTAAGGCACTAGTAACATCTCAGCAAcctgtgtttatttattaaaactgAGCAAGTGCTCATGTTTGTAATAAATTCTGTAAGAACGACTGCAGTCGAGTccagcttaaaaaaaataataaaatccgtGACAATTTTACGTGTAGTGGATCAAAAATAATTAAGTAAAGGATGACCGAGAATTTAATAATACTACCCACAATATGACATTTATAACCAAGCGCAAGTGTGAGATCGCCAATCGTACAGCAAGTGTAAGTCGAGGATTTCTGGATAACCGCACGCCTCCAATAAACTAGCCACGGTTAACTTTTCAGAAGAAAATCATTTCAATTAGAATTTAAAGTTTCAATGTGCTCTTAAATATAGTCCCTATAAGAATAGAACGACTGGTCAAGCCTCACGGGAAAAGGCAAGTCCGTTTAGTTACCATAGAAACCGTCAACAGACAGGCGCGTGCGTTTTGAAAACCAAGGAAAATTATGCTGATGAGAATGTTAGGTGGTGTTAGGAGAACAAATGGGTGGGGGGTTATTGGGGTCAAAGGGGACGTCTTATATTGGGAAGGGTATAGGCAACGTAAGGACTAACTTCAACGACCGCATtgaacacaggactgggaagcacttacATACAGGACTGGCGCAGGTGAGGATGGTTAGCGCAAGAGAGTTGGGGATaacgagagagagacagacctgGGGGAAATCAGAAGTGGTGCAGAGGACCAGCAGCGCCCCCTGTCGGTCATATGGGGGGATGGACAGGCCATGAAACTGCTTATTCACGAGTAAAAACTCACACAGGTTTTTGTATTGAcatgtttaataaaacattataaTGCAGTAATACAGAAGTGTTACTAGGTTGGTGGAACTACCCGTTGCACGAAAGGAATCAAAACCTACGTGACATCTCTGGACCCATAGAAAATAGTCCTAGTATAAACATTATATAAGACATTTGACACGAAATATATATAGATACAATTTACATGCACAGATATAAACACATATATCTTCTGAAATGGCACAAAGCATTTTACGCCAAAAAACAGATTCATAGATGATTTTCACAGGCACACTGCATACTCAtggaaatatatttatatttacataaaaaTCTTTAATGACAGGTATTTACAGATGTTTCATTATCAACTCAGACTCAAGTCACAAATATGATGACAAGTGACTCGACTCGATATAACTGATGGAAagacttgtaaaaaaaaaaaagaagaaagttTTAATCACTGAAGTTAAACTTATATAGGTAGGGACTCAAGTTAGGTGACTCCCAGCTCGAGTCACAAATATGATGACCTGTGGCTCAACAGCAAAAATGATGGAAAGACTTGGACATGAGGGCAGATGGCTTGAGAATTGACTTTGGCTTGTAATGTTTTGACTCAAGACTTGACTCGCCAAGGAGTGACTTGTTCCTTTTCATGGAGGATCACTGCTCTGGTTCTCAAACCTCTCCTTAGGGTCATCCCAGCAATTCCACATTGTTAAAATTTCACAAGCAGCTCACTAAATTAATAAACATAATTGGTTAAATAACTTGATGGGGTACTGATTAGCCAAAAATGGTAGGTTAGTGCGTGATTTAACAAACACATGGGTATATCTGATGGGCATTGCTAACACTGGGGTGATATTAGGAGATGTTTTGAAAATTCCAAGCTGTCACATGTTGACACACATCATATCACAGTTTTACACAAACATTAAGATCATTCAAACTCTGTTTTCCTTGACTGTCTAACAAAAATACATAAACTATGCACTGTTCAGTTCAGCAGAAATGTGTTcataattttgtttgtttgcatagGCATACCTTGTCTGTTTGCATAACTTACAAAGGCACAATGTTGCTTTTAAATAGAGGAACTCCTGAGCCTTCTCCTCAGATAGGTCAAGGATTCTGTAATAAGAAGGTCTTTACTGTGGCATGTGGCCATTGTGGATACAGATGCTGTAATCACTTCGGAGCTCATGGAATTTGGTGTAGATACTGACTCCATGTCACCATTCCCAGAGTCTACAGATGCACGAGCAACTGCCAGATTACTGCTCGTGATGGAGAAGATACGTATTTTGTCCAGGTATGCCTGGGGGCTGAGGTCTTGCTTCTTCTTGCAAAGGATCATGTAGCACTTTGGGAAGAAGTGGCAGAAAATGATCCCGTAGTTGGAGACCACGATGGCTGAGGCCTGGACGGCTGAACGCTGTTGATTCTTAGTGATATAGATGGGGATGAAACAGACCCAGACAAACAGGTATATCAGCATGCTGAAGATGATGTAGCCAGTCTCGTTGAACCGATGAGGGACCTTCCTACCCTTGAAGGCCAGGAGGAAGCAGATGAAGGCCAGGAGGCCGATGTAGCTGAGCATGACACCGAAGCCCACGCCAGAGCCCTCGATACACTGCAGCTGGATCTCCATGCTTTGGTTGGAAGTGATGGAGTCCAACCTGGGTGAGTCAAACACCAGCCAGAAGATGCAGATGAAGCCTTGGATTATGGTAAACAGGACGATGATTATGATGGGCTTGTAGAGCTTTTTCAGATTATGCTGCTGGTGCAGGTCAAAGAGGAAGGCGAGGAAGGTACGAAACGCCTTGATCAGGATGCAGGACACGCAGAGCGTGAAGCCCATACCATACATGGTCTGACGAATCTGGCAGATGGCATCGGTGGGCTTCAGCATGAAGAAGATCACCCCTACAAAGCTGACGAGCAAGCCCGCCATCATGACGTAGCAGAGATTCCCTCCAGCCACCTTCACGGCAGGGCTGTCTCGGGCTACTAGAAAAATAACGAGGACCACCAGCAGCATCAAGACCCCCAAGCCCACAATCGTAAGCAATACAATACCAAAAGGCTCAGACCAGCTGAAGAAGTTTTCTGATCTGCGGTGGCATTTGACCCAGCCCTTCAATGACCATGTGTCAATAGGGCAATTTAGACAAGTATCAAGGTCTGTAGGAAACATGCAGAGAAATCGAAGATTAGCATTTTTGCATTTAGCACGTGGATACAGACATTAAATGGGAAGGAATCCTATCAGTATGAAAAACAGATATGATCAATGAGCTCTTGTCACACTTACTGTAGGCATCAGAGTAGGTTCCTTCCTCACACTGTGTGCAGTTAAAGCAGCAGGATATGTTCAAAACCTTCTTAAATGTTCCATGGGGACAGGATGGTGAGCATTTGGACTCTGGGACCTAAGCAGGAAAGGAACACTGTTTACAAATTGACAGATTTTTTCATAACCATGGAGGTTTCAATTGGGAGTGTGAAGTGTGAATATTACAAACCGTGTTATTTGTGGTATGCCAGTCGATTTCATTCACACTGACATCCACATTGCCCTGGTTTGGAATGTACCGCCCAACTACCGTAAAATTTCTGCCGTCTCCATCTCTCATCCAGTTAATCAGGTCATAGCCATTCACTGCGTCGCCCGACTGGTCATAGTAAAACTGACGGCTGTCGATtgtaaaattgatttttttaatttcttgcAGAAGCTGAAAGGCATATCCAAGCAGAACATAAAATTATGCACGTTACAAGATGCAAAATGTTCGAATAAATCAGAAAGCAAACATACATTAAGAAATGGAAAAAATAACATATTTACGAGTAAATCGAACTAAAAGCAGCAGACAAATAAAGTCTTGTTTAGTTATAATTGTGTCTTCATACCTTCCAAGGGGGAAAGTTTCTCTCACCAGGACACACAATCTCATTGCAATTCAGGACTTTCTGCAGGCCATGAGCAATGGACCAGGTAGCCAATCTCTCACCATAGGTTACAGTGCGATCAACAGCACTTATCAAGAAGTCATCATTAGCTTCCTGAGGGTCAGTAATGTTGCAGGCACTGGGGGATGTAAAACTGAGGGGAGCAGGTGCAGGGCATGAATCTGAGGCATTGTTTGCGAGACATTTTCTATACTCGAGTATCTCAGGGGTACAGCCGAACCTCAGGTTCTTGTACTCCTCGATAAAATGGTTTACTGATCCTG from Brienomyrus brachyistius isolate T26 chromosome 14, BBRACH_0.4, whole genome shotgun sequence encodes the following:
- the LOC125708041 gene encoding G-protein coupled receptor family C group 6 member A-like isoform X2 — translated: MYRSVRRAMPALWLTSPLGVSLLLGLGGCANVCESTCGAVAPGDVLIGVLSSCYASVEALNERTQPQRFNCTDFNLFSFVRSLAVIHTIETINDSGFLPGVRIGYMVCDTCSNPNKALQASEYLLSSSGTLQIECDPTERPPVKAVIGARFSEVSITVARLLGLYMVPQISTSSSAAILSDKLRFPSFLRTVPSDVHQTRALAKLMSFFSWDWIGVVYGDDDYGKAALQSFLLDSEMESICVAYQQVLPHYLHYGDCDGRIIEVAEKIRSSAAQVVLLILKEELVMKLFAEMIRTNTTRIWIASDIWSMSRLLASMPGINNVGDIFGFSFMTGPNPGFSDFLQNLKPEPGSVNHFIEEYKNLSFTSPSACNITDPQEANDDFLISAVDRTVTYGERLATWSIAHGLQKVLNCNEIVCPGERNFPPWKLLQEIKKINFTIDSRQFYYDQSGDAVNGYDLINWMRDGDGRNFTVVGRYIPNQGNVDVSVNEIDWHTTNNTVPESKCSPSCPHGTFKKVLNISCCFNCTQCEEGTYSDAYNLDTCLNCPIDTWSLKGWVKCHRRSENFFSWSEPFGIVLLTIVGLGVLMLLVVLVIFLVARDSPAVKVAGGNLCYVMMAGLLVSFVGVIFFMLKPTDAICQIRQTMYGMGFTLCVSCILIKAFRTFLAFLFDLHQQHNLKKLYKPIIIIVLFTIIQGFICIFWLVFDSPRLDSITSNQSMEIQLQCIEGSGVGFGVMLSYIGLLAFICFLLAFKGRKVPHRFNETGYIIFSMLIYLFVWVCFIPIYITKNQQRSAVQASAIVVSNYGIIFCHFFPKCYMILCKKKQDLSPQAYLDKIRIFSITSSNLAVARASVDSGNGDMESVSTPNSMSSEVITASVSTMATCHSKDLLITESLTYLRRRLRSSSI
- the LOC125708041 gene encoding G-protein coupled receptor family C group 6 member A-like isoform X1, which produces MYRSVRRAMPALWLTSPLGVSLLLGLGGCANVCESTCGAVAPGDVLIGVLSSCYASVEALNERTQPQRFNCTDFNLFSFVRSLAVIHTIETINDSGFLPGVRIGYMVCDTCSNPNKALQASEYLLSSSGTLQIECDPTERPPVKAVIGARFSEVSITVARLLGLYMVPQISTSSSAAILSDKLRFPSFLRTVPSDVHQTRALAKLMSFFSWDWIGVVYGDDDYGKAALQSFLLDSEMESICVAYQQVLPHYLHYGDCDGRIIEVAEKIRSSAAQVVLLILKEELVMKLFAEMIRTNTTRIWIASDIWSMSRLLASMPGINNVGDIFGFSFMTGPNPGFSDFLQNLKPEPGSVNHFIEEYKNLRFGCTPEILEYRKCLANNASDSCPAPAPLSFTSPSACNITDPQEANDDFLISAVDRTVTYGERLATWSIAHGLQKVLNCNEIVCPGERNFPPWKLLQEIKKINFTIDSRQFYYDQSGDAVNGYDLINWMRDGDGRNFTVVGRYIPNQGNVDVSVNEIDWHTTNNTVPESKCSPSCPHGTFKKVLNISCCFNCTQCEEGTYSDAYNLDTCLNCPIDTWSLKGWVKCHRRSENFFSWSEPFGIVLLTIVGLGVLMLLVVLVIFLVARDSPAVKVAGGNLCYVMMAGLLVSFVGVIFFMLKPTDAICQIRQTMYGMGFTLCVSCILIKAFRTFLAFLFDLHQQHNLKKLYKPIIIIVLFTIIQGFICIFWLVFDSPRLDSITSNQSMEIQLQCIEGSGVGFGVMLSYIGLLAFICFLLAFKGRKVPHRFNETGYIIFSMLIYLFVWVCFIPIYITKNQQRSAVQASAIVVSNYGIIFCHFFPKCYMILCKKKQDLSPQAYLDKIRIFSITSSNLAVARASVDSGNGDMESVSTPNSMSSEVITASVSTMATCHSKDLLITESLTYLRRRLRSSSI
- the LOC125708041 gene encoding G-protein coupled receptor family C group 6 member A-like isoform X3, which gives rise to MYRSVRRAMPALWLTSPLGVSLLLGLGGCANVCESTCGAVAPGDVLIGVLSSCYASVEALNERTQPQRFNCTDFNLFSFVRSLAVIHTIETINDSGFLPGVRIGYMVCDTCSNPNKALQASEYLLSSSGTLQIECDPTERPPVKAVIGARFSEVSITVARLLGLYMVPQISTSSSAAILSDKLRFPSFLRTVPSDVHQTRALAKLMSFFSWDWIGVVYGDDDYGKAALQSFLLDSEMESICVAYQQVLPHYLHYGDCDGRIIEVAEKIRSSAAQVVLLILKEELVMKLFAEMIRTNTTRIWIASDIWSMSRLLASMPGINNVGDIFGFSFMTGPNPGFSDFLQNLKPEPGSVNHFIEEYKNLRFGCTPEILEYRKCLANNASDSCPAPAPLSFTSPSACNITDPQEANDDFLISAVDRTVTYGERLATWSIAHGLQKVLNCNEIVCPGERNFPPWKLLQEIKKINFTIDSRQFYYDQSGDAVNGYDLINWMRDGDGRNFTVVGRYIPNQGNVDVSVNEIDWHTTNNTVPESKCSPSCPHGTFKKVLNISCCFNCTQCEEGTYSDAYNLDTCLNCPIDTWSLKGWVKCHRRSENFFSWSEPFGIVLLTIVGLGVLMLLVVLVIFLVARDSPAVKVAGGNLCYVMMAGLLVSFVGVIFFMLKPTDAICQIRQTMYGMGFTLCVSCILIKAFRTFLAFLFDLHQQHNLKKLYKPIIIIVLFTIIQGFICIFWLVFDSPRLDSITSNQSMEIQLQCIEGSGVGFGVMLSYIGLLAFICFLLAFKESTAFSRPGLSHRGLQLRDHFLPLLPKVLHDPLQEEARPQPPGIPGQNTYLLHHEQ